CGGCCAAGGGCGCCAGCCTGTACGTGGCCGGCCAGTCCTGGCGCCTGCCGGTGGCCGATGCCCGGCGCCTGGCGGCCACCGAGCTGCTGGACGCGGCCGCGTGGACCAGCCTGTCGGCCGCCGGCCGCGACTGCGTGGCGGGCCTGATGGCCGAGGGCCATTACCGCCTGGAAGACACCGACACACGCGATCCGGACGACCGGGGAGACTGACATGCGCGACGGCGAGGCGTTCCGGATCCAGTCCTGCGACTACGCGCAGGGCCTGCCCGAGCTGCGCCGCGTGCGCGAAGCCGTCTTCGTCGAGGAACAGGGCGTGCCCCTGGCCCTGGAATGGGACGAACTGGATCCGGCCTGCCACCACGTCATCGCCCGCGACGCCGACGGCGCGCCGATCGGCACTGGCCGGCTGACGCCCACGCGAACCATCGGCCGGATGGCGGTGCTGCCCGGGTGGCGCGGCCGCGGCGTCGGCGAAGCGCTGCTTGCGGCACTGGTCGACCAGGCGCGCAGCCTCGGCTGGCGCGAGGTCTCGCTGCACGCCCAGGCCAGCGCGATCGGCTTCTACGCCCGGGCCGGCTTCCTGCCGGTCGGCGAGCGCTTCCAGGAAGCCGGCATCGAGCACCAGGGGATGCGGCTGCTGATCGACGCGCTCAACCTGGTCGAATCGCGCGCCGCGGCGATCGCCGCCACCCTCGGCGTGGTCGGCGGCGCGCGGCGCCAGCTCGACATCTATACGCGCGAACTCGACCC
The sequence above is a segment of the Luteimonas sp. MC1750 genome. Coding sequences within it:
- a CDS encoding GNAT family N-acetyltransferase, which codes for MRDGEAFRIQSCDYAQGLPELRRVREAVFVEEQGVPLALEWDELDPACHHVIARDADGAPIGTGRLTPTRTIGRMAVLPGWRGRGVGEALLAALVDQARSLGWREVSLHAQASAIGFYARAGFLPVGERFQEAGIEHQGMRLLIDALNLVESRAAAIAATLGVVGGARRQLDIYTRELDPGLLDQADVVDALRQVATRGQCNIRILLQDPAAPRRALAPLVALGQRLPSAIAFRAIEEQVDRAFPSAFIANDGGGHLFRPLGNRWEGETRLDGPGRARHLRGVFDPFWERARACSEFRVLGI